The window CGCCGGCCGGTTCTCGCGCTCGCCGCGTTCGTCGTCCTGATGGCGAGCGCATACGTCCTCTGGCGCGTGATCGGAACCGACTTCCTTCCGGAGATGGACGAGGGTTCGATCATCCTCGACTACTGGACGCCGCCCGGAACGTCGCTCACCGACACCGATCAGATGCTCGACGCGGCCGAGAAGATCATCCGCGCAACGCCCGACGTCGACGCCTACTCGCGGCGCACGGGAACGCAGCTCGGTTTCTTCATCACCGAACCGAACCGGGGCGATTACGTGATCAAGCTGAAGCCGAAGAAGCACCGCCGCGACGTCGACGACGTCATCGACGACCTCCGCGGCAAGATCGCTTCCGCCGAGCCGGCGATCCACACCGATTTCGGGCAGCTCCTGGAAGACAACATCGGGGATCTCACGGGCGGCGTGCCGCAGCCGATCGACGTGAAGATCTTCGGCTCGGACCCGGCTCTCCTCGAGCAGAAGGCGCGCCAGGCGGCGAAGATCATCGGCGGCGTGCACGGCGTCGAGGACGTCTTCGACGGGATCACGATCGCCGGCCCGGCGCTCTCGATCCGTCCCCACGCCGGCGTCCTCGCCCGCAGCGGGATGACGACCGACGACCTGCACGCGGCTGTCGAGCCCGCCCTCACGGGGACCCTCGCCGGCGACCTCCCGATCGGGGAGCGCGTCTATCCGGTCCGCGTCTTCACGCGGCGGAACGGCCCGATCACCGGTATCTCGGTGAAGACCGGCTCCGGAGCGGTCGTGCCGCTGTCCGACCTCGCGTCGATCGAAACCGGGCCTCCGGAAGCGGAGATCGACCGCGAGAACCTGAAGAGCTATTTCGGAGTGACGGCGCGGCTGGCGGGGCGCAGCCTGGGAGACGCCGTCGGGGAGATCCGGAACAAGCTGGGGTCGCAGCTGGCGCTCGGGCCGGGAATGACGCTCGCCTACGGCGGCCAGTACGAGCAGCAGCAGTCGTCCTTCAAGTCGCTCGTCGGGGTCCTCCTCGGGGGACTCCTCCTCGTCGCCGTCGTGCTCCTCTTCGAATTCGGGGACTGGCGAGCGCCGCTCCTGACCGGACTCGTTTCCCTGTCGGTGCTCGCGGGCGTCTTCGCCCTCCTGCTCGCGACGGGAATGACGCTGAACATCTCGAGCTTCGTCGGGGCGATCATGATGGTCGGCATCGTCGGGGAGAAGTCGGTCTTCTTCATCCACGACGCACGCGAGGAGCTGCGGCGGGGGTACGCGAAGGAGGAGGCGTGGGCGCGGGCGGCCGAGCGGCGGTTCCGGGCCGTCGCGATGACGACGCTCGCCACCGTCTTCGCCCTGCTGCCGCTCGCGCTCGCGTGGGGCGCCGGCGCCCAGCTGCAGCAGCCGCTCGCGATCGCGGTGATCGGCGGGTTCATCTTCTCGGGGCTCGTCGTCCTGCTGATCCTGCCCGCCCTCTATTCGTGGCTCGACCCGAAAGGGCGACTGGGGCGGTGATCCGAGCCGCCGGACGGGCCCGCCGGGCCCGCCGGCGGCTCGACGGGCGCCTCCGGTCCGGCCCCGCCGAGCCCGGCTTCCGGGGGCGCCCGACCGCGTGGGCGACGTGCTTCGGGGCTCGGATCTTGCTTCTCCGGGGAGTGGAGGGAGTCGCCATGAGTACGAATATCCGTATCGTCCTGGCTCTGGTCACGGCCGCGGCCGCGTTGCCGCTTCTGGGGTCGCCCCCGCCGCCCTCGCCGCGGAGCGGGGAGCCGGCAAAGACGGCCCGGCCTGCCGGCATACCGACCCGGGCACATCCGCTCGACGTCAATACCGCGTCGGAGGCCGAGCTCGCGGCGCTGCCCGGGGTCGGAACCGAGGGCGCGCGGCGGATCGTCGACGCGCGGCCGTTCGCATCCGTCGCCGAGCTCTCGCGGACCGGACTCTCGAAAGAGACGCTCGAACGGATCGGGCCGCTCGTGAAGGTGACGGGCGCCGGAGGGCCGTCGACTCCGATGGGGGCGGCGGACCGGCCGATGAACCCCGCCCCGCCGCCGAGGGCCGTCGTTCCTCCGCACCGGGGCATGGTGTGGGGAGATCCGGACTCGCGCACGTATCGGCTCTCGAGCGACCCCGCCTCCGGGAGGACGGAACATGGCCGCTGGATGACGGAGAGCGAGGCGATCCAGGCGGGGTACCGAAAGTCCGGGAAGGAGTGACGAAAGGGGCCGCGATCCCGCGGCCCCCGGAGACTCCTTATTTCTTGGCGCCCTTCTTCGCGGCGGGCTTGACCTCGACGCTCGTCGCGGTCATCCGGTACTCGATCGTCACTTTGTCGCCGACCTTCACGTCGGCGGGCATCTTCGTCGAGCCGTCGCGCGCGATCTCCCAGCGATCCTTCCCCTTCTGGACGGTGATCATCGTCGGGCTCACCTCGAGCACGGGACCCGTGACCTGGTAGGTCTTCGCCGTCTCCGCCGAGGCGGCGAGCGGGAAGAGCGAGGCGACCGAGACGGCGGCGGCGAGGAGCAGCTTCGATTTCATGGGTTCTCCTTTCGTCCGCGATTCTACGTCCAGGCGCCCCTTTCCGCGGATTCGTCCGGCCGGGGTACGCTCTCTCCGACGAGGTGCGCCCGCCGGCCGGAACTCCGCAGCCGGCCGGGATATGCTTCTCGGCGCCGCCGACGTGAGACCTCCCACGAGAAACCGCACGCGCCCGAGTCCGGTCGACGCCCGCGGTCTCGCCGAAGCGCTTCGCCGGAGCGTCCGCGGCGACGTCCGCTTCGACGCCGGCTCGCGCGCCCTCTACGCGACCGACGCGTCCAACTACCGCCAGGTGCCGATCGGCGTCGTGGTGCCTCTCGATGCGGAGGACGTCATGGCGGCGCTCGCCGCGGCGCGCGCGTTCGGCGCGCCGGTGCTTTCCCGGGGAGGCGGGACGAGCCTCGCGGGCCAGTGCTGCAACGTCGCGGTGGTCCTCGACTTCTCCCGCCATCTCGACCGCGTGCTCGAGGTCGATCCCCGCCGCCGGCTCGCCCGCGTCCAGCCGGGATGCGTGCTCGACACGCTGCGCGACGCGGCGGCGCCCCACGGGCTGACGTTCGGCCCCGATCCCGCCACCCACGCGTACAACACGCTCGGGGGAATGATCGGAAACGATTCGTGCGGCGTGCACTCGGTGATGGCCGCGTTCGAAGGAGACGGCGGAACGACCGCGGCCAACATCGAGTCGCTCGAGGTCGCGACGTACGGGGGCGAACGCCTGCGCGTGGGGCGGACGACCGACGCGGAGCTCGCGGCGATCGTGGCCGCCGGAGGACCGCGCGGCGCGATCTACGCGGCGCTCCGCGATCTCCGCGACCGCTACGCGGACGAGATCCGCGCCCGTTATCCTCGGATCCCGCGGCGCATCTCGGGTTTCAACCTGCCGCAGCTCCTTCCGGAGAACGGTTTCCACGTCGCGCGGGCGCTCGTGGGATCCGAAGGCACGTGCGTGACGGTGCTCGAGGCGACCGCGAACCTCGTTCCGGCGCCCCCCGCCCGATCCCTCGTCGTGCTCGGCTTCGAGGACGTCTTCGCCGCGGCCGACGCGGTTCCGTCGATCATGGCGCATCGGCCGATCGGCCTCGAGGGAGTCGACGACCGGCTCGTCGCGGACATGGCGGCGATCGGCCTGCACCGCGACGCTCTCGGGCTGCTTCCGCGCGGCCGCGGCTTCCTGCTCGTCGAGTTCGGCGGAGCGACCCGCGCCGAGTCGGACGCGAGGGCCGCGGCGCTCGCCGCGGCGATGGCCGGGGCGACGGCCGGCCACCGGCTCTTCGCGGACGCGGACGACGAACGGCGCCTCTGGCTCGTGCGCGAATCGGGGCTCGGCGCGACCGCGCACGTTCCCGGAAAGTCGCTCACGTGGGAGGGATGGGAGGACTCGGCCGTTCCGCCGGAGAGGCTCGGGGCCTACCTTCGCGACCTGCGGAGGCTCCTCGACGAACACGGCTACCGCGGCGACTTCTACGGCCATTTCGGAGAGGGATGCGTCCACACGCGGATCGACTTCGATCTCGAATCGCCGGCCGGCGTCGACCGGTTCCGGCGATTCCTCGCGGACGCCGCGCGGCTGGTCGTGTCCTTCGGCGGATCGCTCTCGGGTGAGCACGGCGACGGGCAGTCGCGCGCCGAGCTGCTCCCCCTGATGTTCGGCGAGCGGCTCGTGACCGCCTTCCGCGAGTTCAAGGCGATCTGGGACCCCGACGGAAGGATGAACCCGGGAAAGGTCGTCGACGCTCACGGCGCGACCGAGAACCTGCGGCTGGCCGGCGGTCCGCTCGCGGCGCCCTCGCCGACCGCGTTCCGATACCCGGAGGACGGAGGGAGCTTTCCCCGCGCCATGCTGCGATGCGTCGGCGTGGGGGCCTGCCGCCGCACCGAGGGCGGAACGATGTGCCCGAGCTTCATGGTGACCCGGGAGGAGAAGCATTCGACGCGCGGCCGGGCGCGCCTCCTCTTCGAGATGCTGAAGGGGGAGGCGCTCACCGCGGGATGGAGGAGCCGGGAAGTGCGCGAGGCGCTCGACCTCTGCCTTTCCTGCAAGGCGTGCAAGAGCGAGTGTCCCGTCCAGGTCGACATGGCGACGTACAAGGCCGAGTTCCTCTCGCACCATTACGCGCGGCGCCTTCGTCCGCGGGCCGCCTGGTCGATGGGTCTCTTTCCCTGGATCGCGCGGGCGGCGTCGATGGCGCCCGGCGCGGCGAATTTCCTCACGCATGCGCCGCTCCTCTCGGGCGTCGCGAAGTTCGCGGCGGGCATCGCGCCCGAACGGGAGGTGCCGCGCTTCGCGCCGAAAACCTTCGTCTCGGAGTTCCGGCGGGAGGGGGAAGACGCGCGCGGCGTCCCGGTCCTCCTCTTTCCCGACACCTTCACGAATCACCTGGAGCCGCGAATCGCTCACGCGGCGGTGTCGGTCCTTCGGCGCGCCGGGTTCCGCGTCGAGATTCCGCCGCGGCCGCTCTGCTGCGGCCGGCCGCTCTACGATTTCGGCATGCTGGATCTCGCGCGCCGGCAGCTGCGGACGATCCTCTCCGCGCTCGCCCCCGCCCTCGCCGCGGGGACGCCGGTCGTCGTGCTCGAGCCGGGCTGCGCCTCGGTGTTCCGCGACGAGCTGCGGAGCCTGTTTCCCGACGACGGCGCCGCGCGGCGGCTCTCGGAGACGACCTTTCTCCTCTCGGAGTTCCTCGCGCGGGCTCCCGGTTACCGGCCGCCGACGCTCCGGGGGCGCGCTCTCGTGCAGCCGCACTGCCATCATCGCGCGGCGACCGGATTCGCGGAAGAGCGGACCCTGCTCGAGGCGGCCGGGCTCTCGGTCGACGTGCCGGACGCCGGCTGCTGCGGCATGGCCGGAGCGTTCGGGTTCGAGCGCGGCGAGCGTCATCGGGTCTCCGTCGCCGTCGGCGAGCGGGCTCTCCTTCCGATCGTCCGCGCGGCGTCGCCCGACACTCTCGTCCTGGCCGACGGGTTTTCCTGCCGCGAGCAGATCGCGCAGGGGACCGGGCGCCGGCCGAAGCACCTCGCGGAGGTCCTCGGGCCGGGAGAGCCGGCATGAAGCCGCTTTCCCCGGAGGATCTCGACCGGCTCCAGCGCGACGCGTTCGGGTATTTCGCGCGGCACACCCATCCCCAAACGGGGCTCGTCGCCGATTGCACGCGTCCGGGAGCGCCCTCGAGCATCGCGGCGTGCGGACTCGGTCTCTCCGCCTACCCGATCGCGGTCGAGCGCGGCTACGTCTCGCGAGCCGTGGCGGCGGAGCGCGCCGCGCGGATGCTCGCCTTCTTCGCGAACGGGAAACAGGGGGAGGGGGAGGAAGCGATCGGAAACCGAGGGTTCTTCTACCACTTCCTCGACATGGCGAGCGGCCGCCGCGTGTGGGGCTGCGAGGTCTCGACCATCGACAGCTCCTACGTGTTCGCCGGCGCGCTCGCGGCCGCCCGGTATTTCGACGGCTCCGGCCCGGTCGAGCGTTCGGTGCGCGACGGCGCGGACGCGATCTACCGGCGAGCCGACTGGGAGTGGGCGAGAAACGGCGGAGCGACGGTGACGCACGGATGGACGCCGGAGCGGGGATTCATCCCGTACCGGTGGGAAGGGTACAGCGAAGCGCTGGTCCTGTACGCTCTCGCGCTCGGGTCACCCACGCATCCGGTGCCGCCCGAGAGCTACGAGGCGTGGACGAAGACCTACTGGTGGAGGAACGTCTACGGGATCGACTATCTCCACGCGGGGCCTCTCTTCATCCACCAGCTTTCGCACGTCTGGGTCGATTTTCGCGGGATCCAGGACGCGTTCATGCGCG of the Thermoanaerobaculia bacterium genome contains:
- a CDS encoding helix-hairpin-helix domain-containing protein, with product MSTNIRIVLALVTAAAALPLLGSPPPPSPRSGEPAKTARPAGIPTRAHPLDVNTASEAELAALPGVGTEGARRIVDARPFASVAELSRTGLSKETLERIGPLVKVTGAGGPSTPMGAADRPMNPAPPPRAVVPPHRGMVWGDPDSRTYRLSSDPASGRTEHGRWMTESEAIQAGYRKSGKE
- a CDS encoding FAD-binding and (Fe-S)-binding domain-containing protein yields the protein MRPPTRNRTRPSPVDARGLAEALRRSVRGDVRFDAGSRALYATDASNYRQVPIGVVVPLDAEDVMAALAAARAFGAPVLSRGGGTSLAGQCCNVAVVLDFSRHLDRVLEVDPRRRLARVQPGCVLDTLRDAAAPHGLTFGPDPATHAYNTLGGMIGNDSCGVHSVMAAFEGDGGTTAANIESLEVATYGGERLRVGRTTDAELAAIVAAGGPRGAIYAALRDLRDRYADEIRARYPRIPRRISGFNLPQLLPENGFHVARALVGSEGTCVTVLEATANLVPAPPARSLVVLGFEDVFAAADAVPSIMAHRPIGLEGVDDRLVADMAAIGLHRDALGLLPRGRGFLLVEFGGATRAESDARAAALAAAMAGATAGHRLFADADDERRLWLVRESGLGATAHVPGKSLTWEGWEDSAVPPERLGAYLRDLRRLLDEHGYRGDFYGHFGEGCVHTRIDFDLESPAGVDRFRRFLADAARLVVSFGGSLSGEHGDGQSRAELLPLMFGERLVTAFREFKAIWDPDGRMNPGKVVDAHGATENLRLAGGPLAAPSPTAFRYPEDGGSFPRAMLRCVGVGACRRTEGGTMCPSFMVTREEKHSTRGRARLLFEMLKGEALTAGWRSREVREALDLCLSCKACKSECPVQVDMATYKAEFLSHHYARRLRPRAAWSMGLFPWIARAASMAPGAANFLTHAPLLSGVAKFAAGIAPEREVPRFAPKTFVSEFRREGEDARGVPVLLFPDTFTNHLEPRIAHAAVSVLRRAGFRVEIPPRPLCCGRPLYDFGMLDLARRQLRTILSALAPALAAGTPVVVLEPGCASVFRDELRSLFPDDGAARRLSETTFLLSEFLARAPGYRPPTLRGRALVQPHCHHRAATGFAEERTLLEAAGLSVDVPDAGCCGMAGAFGFERGERHRVSVAVGERALLPIVRAASPDTLVLADGFSCREQIAQGTGRRPKHLAEVLGPGEPA
- a CDS encoding glucoamylase family protein is translated as MKPLSPEDLDRLQRDAFGYFARHTHPQTGLVADCTRPGAPSSIAACGLGLSAYPIAVERGYVSRAVAAERAARMLAFFANGKQGEGEEAIGNRGFFYHFLDMASGRRVWGCEVSTIDSSYVFAGALAAARYFDGSGPVERSVRDGADAIYRRADWEWARNGGATVTHGWTPERGFIPYRWEGYSEALVLYALALGSPTHPVPPESYEAWTKTYWWRNVYGIDYLHAGPLFIHQLSHVWVDFRGIQDAFMREKECDYFENSRRATHVQQQYAIRNPLKFREYGEHCWGVTASEGPGPAVFEIDGVKRRFFSYLARGAPDGPDDGTIGPWGAVASLPFAPEIVLPTIRHLMKLGVGSTSPYGVEATFNPTFPDSGRRSGWLSPYNFGLNDGPIVLMIENYRTGLLWKLMRECEPIVRGLKAAGFRNGWLS